From a single Kitasatospora azatica KCTC 9699 genomic region:
- a CDS encoding acyl-CoA dehydrogenase family protein encodes MAVDRLLPTPEAEDLIALTREIADKELTPRVEDHESTESYPEGLFATLGKAGLLGLAYPEEFGGGGQSYEVYLQVLEELAARWAAVAVATSVHTMACYPLTAFGTEAQQERWLPSMLAGELVGGYSLSESQAGSDAAALTCKAERTADGYRVTGSKAWITHGGRAGFYALFARTAPGSRGVSCFLAPGETEGLSFGKPERKMGLQAVPTTSSNWDGALLDADRLIGTEGQGLQIAFSALDSGRLGIAACATGLAQSALDAAVAYANQRTTFGKRIIDHQGLGFLLADMAAAVDAARATYLDAARRRDAGRPFSRQASVAKLTATDAAMKVTTDAVQVLGGYGYTRDFPVERYMREAKIMQIFEGTNQIQRLVISRQLVSA; translated from the coding sequence ATGGCCGTCGACCGCCTGCTTCCCACCCCCGAGGCAGAGGATCTGATCGCGCTCACCCGCGAGATCGCCGACAAGGAACTCACCCCCCGGGTCGAGGACCACGAGAGCACCGAGAGCTACCCGGAAGGCCTGTTCGCCACCCTCGGCAAGGCCGGCCTGCTGGGCCTGGCCTACCCCGAGGAGTTCGGCGGCGGCGGCCAGTCCTACGAGGTGTACCTGCAGGTCCTGGAGGAGCTCGCGGCCCGCTGGGCCGCCGTCGCGGTGGCCACCAGCGTGCACACCATGGCCTGCTACCCGCTGACCGCCTTCGGCACCGAGGCGCAGCAGGAGCGCTGGCTGCCGAGCATGCTGGCCGGCGAACTGGTCGGCGGCTACAGCCTCTCCGAGTCGCAGGCCGGCTCCGACGCGGCCGCACTGACCTGCAAGGCCGAGCGCACCGCAGACGGGTACCGGGTCACCGGCTCCAAGGCCTGGATCACCCACGGCGGCCGGGCCGGCTTCTACGCCCTGTTCGCCCGCACCGCCCCCGGCAGCCGCGGCGTCTCCTGCTTCCTCGCCCCGGGCGAGACCGAGGGCCTCTCCTTCGGCAAGCCCGAGCGCAAGATGGGCCTGCAGGCGGTCCCCACCACCTCGTCCAACTGGGACGGCGCCCTGCTCGACGCCGACCGCCTGATCGGCACCGAGGGCCAGGGCCTGCAGATCGCCTTCAGCGCCCTGGACAGCGGCCGCCTGGGCATCGCCGCCTGCGCCACCGGCCTGGCCCAGTCCGCCCTGGACGCCGCCGTGGCCTACGCCAACCAGCGCACCACCTTCGGCAAGCGGATCATCGACCACCAGGGCCTGGGCTTCCTGCTCGCCGACATGGCCGCCGCCGTCGACGCCGCCCGCGCCACCTACCTGGACGCCGCCCGCCGCCGCGACGCCGGCCGCCCGTTCAGCCGCCAGGCCAGCGTCGCCAAGCTGACCGCCACCGACGCTGCCATGAAGGTCACCACCGACGCCGTCCAGGTGCTCGGCGGCTACGGCTACACCCGCGACTTCCCGGTCGAGCGGTACATGCGGGAGGCCAAGATCATGCAGATCTTCGAGGGGACCAACCAGATCCAGCGGCTCGTCATCAGCCGCCAGCTGGTCTCCGCCTGA
- a CDS encoding LysR family transcriptional regulator, which produces MIDVKRLVILRDLAEHGKVGVVAGLHGVTPSAVSQQLRALEAEADATLVYREGRGVRLTAAGTALAAECEHVLAALERAEGAVRALDHDLSGELNIGCAPSALNAVAAPLIAELAALHPRLRPRIMQAEPEDAVLLLKQHSLDLTVSYRYHLLGAPPPSGTTVIGLFHDPLMLAVPERLREAVGLEGLGVLRDHAWISAPEPSTCREMLLHACRNAGFTPRIDHSCGDLRSALSLVATGQAATILPGLLCDDPPTGTAILPLPDPGRVIEAMVRAGTESQPAIAAILAILTQLAERRPPTPPG; this is translated from the coding sequence ATGATTGATGTGAAGCGGCTAGTCATCCTGCGCGACCTGGCCGAACACGGGAAAGTCGGAGTCGTCGCCGGCCTGCACGGGGTCACACCGTCGGCAGTGTCACAGCAGCTGCGGGCACTGGAGGCCGAAGCCGACGCCACGCTCGTATACCGGGAGGGCAGGGGCGTGCGGCTCACGGCCGCCGGCACCGCCCTCGCAGCGGAATGCGAGCACGTACTCGCCGCGCTGGAACGGGCCGAAGGCGCTGTACGCGCCCTGGACCATGACCTCAGCGGTGAGCTGAACATCGGATGCGCCCCCAGCGCCCTGAACGCCGTGGCCGCCCCCCTCATCGCGGAGCTGGCCGCGCTCCACCCCCGGCTGCGGCCCCGGATCATGCAAGCCGAACCGGAGGACGCCGTGCTCCTGCTGAAGCAGCACAGCCTGGACCTGACGGTGTCCTATCGCTACCACCTGCTCGGTGCCCCGCCGCCGAGCGGGACCACCGTCATCGGACTCTTTCACGACCCGCTCATGCTGGCCGTTCCTGAACGGCTGCGAGAGGCAGTCGGCCTCGAGGGACTGGGAGTCCTGCGCGATCATGCATGGATCTCTGCCCCGGAACCCAGCACCTGCCGGGAGATGCTGCTCCACGCCTGCCGCAATGCGGGGTTCACCCCGCGCATCGACCACAGCTGCGGCGATCTCCGCTCGGCCTTGTCGCTCGTCGCGACCGGCCAGGCCGCGACCATCCTGCCTGGCCTGCTCTGCGATGACCCGCCCACCGGCACGGCCATCCTGCCCCTGCCCGACCCGGGGCGCGTCATAGAAGCCATGGTTCGCGCGGGCACTGAGTCACAGCCTGCCATCGCTGCAATTCTCGCCATCCTCACCCAACTCGCGGAGAGGCGTCCACCAACCCCACCCGGATGA
- a CDS encoding DMT family transporter, whose translation MRAAHIKMTVATVFLGSYLVASKVILREVPVFTATFVRLVSASLVLAVYVALKPPGRVHPGRRDSTVLLAQALLGVFAFSVFAMYGVKFTGAIEAGVILGMVPISVSLVALVLLKESISSRRGGGIALAVLGALSINVMSARTSAGSPGSHLALGTLLLVCAVLCEAVFMTFGKLLTKPIPPAALSLILSAVGALVFAVPTAIEFDWGMITHISWQTWALMIYTGVAVNGVAAVLMYDSLDTVDTAVAAAFTALTPVIGAVLSIVFLGERLHPYHLTGMALVGIGVFVVATGPNGSDGSQKRVPRRRTLGEPVPAAKRR comes from the coding sequence ATGCGCGCGGCCCACATCAAGATGACCGTGGCGACGGTGTTCCTCGGCTCGTATCTCGTCGCCAGCAAGGTGATCCTGCGCGAGGTGCCGGTCTTCACCGCCACCTTTGTCAGGCTGGTAAGCGCCTCTCTCGTCCTGGCCGTCTACGTGGCGCTGAAGCCTCCGGGCCGGGTGCACCCGGGACGCAGGGACAGCACGGTGCTTCTTGCGCAGGCCCTGCTGGGCGTCTTCGCGTTCAGCGTCTTCGCCATGTACGGGGTGAAGTTCACCGGGGCCATCGAAGCCGGCGTCATCCTGGGCATGGTTCCGATCTCCGTCAGCCTGGTCGCCCTGGTGCTTCTCAAGGAATCCATCTCCTCGCGCCGGGGAGGGGGCATTGCCCTCGCGGTGCTGGGCGCTTTGAGCATCAACGTGATGAGCGCCCGGACCTCAGCAGGGTCGCCAGGCTCCCATCTCGCGCTCGGTACCTTGCTGCTGGTCTGCGCGGTTCTCTGCGAGGCCGTCTTCATGACCTTCGGCAAACTCCTGACCAAGCCCATTCCCCCAGCCGCACTGTCTCTCATCCTCTCGGCCGTGGGGGCGCTGGTGTTCGCCGTACCTACCGCCATCGAGTTCGACTGGGGCATGATCACCCACATCTCCTGGCAGACGTGGGCGCTGATGATCTATACCGGGGTGGCCGTCAACGGTGTGGCCGCTGTCCTCATGTACGACAGCCTGGACACCGTCGATACCGCAGTCGCGGCCGCCTTCACAGCCCTCACCCCGGTCATCGGTGCGGTCCTCTCCATCGTGTTCCTCGGCGAGAGACTCCACCCCTACCACTTGACGGGGATGGCGCTCGTGGGCATCGGTGTCTTTGTCGTCGCGACAGGGCCGAACGGCTCGGACGGCAGCCAAAAACGTGTCCCGCGCCGCCGAACACTTGGCGAGCCGGTCCCAGCCGCCAAGCGCAGATGA
- a CDS encoding TIGR03617 family F420-dependent LLM class oxidoreductase has product MVRPTASLQLDVSASGHPRTILAAAEAAERSGMDRLVVAETAHNPFLQLARAADRTETIELATGVAIAFARTPMTLAYEAWGLHEASGGRAVIGLGSQVKPHIEKRFGMPWDRPAARMREYVHAVRAIWQSWQTGERLRFRGDFYTHTVMTPAFAPDPVAAGLPRILLAGVGPLMTATAGAVADGFISHPFTSLAYLTERVLPGVRAARAQAEAEGAAWTERPFEIVGNVLTVTGRTAEEFAANLAGLRERLAFYASTPAYRPVLAQHGWQDLHEELHRLSLRGRWQQMGELIDDQVLGTFAVTGTVPEVAREIHRRYAGVVTRLSVSSAENADPELDLAVLAALRAMDSPH; this is encoded by the coding sequence ATGGTCCGTCCCACCGCCTCGCTCCAGCTCGACGTGTCCGCCTCCGGCCACCCCCGCACCATCCTCGCCGCCGCCGAGGCCGCCGAGCGGAGCGGGATGGACCGGCTGGTGGTCGCCGAGACCGCGCACAACCCGTTCCTGCAGCTCGCCCGGGCCGCCGACCGGACCGAGACGATCGAGCTTGCCACCGGCGTCGCGATCGCCTTCGCGCGCACCCCCATGACCCTGGCCTACGAGGCCTGGGGCCTGCACGAGGCATCGGGCGGACGGGCCGTCATCGGGCTCGGCTCGCAGGTGAAGCCGCACATCGAGAAGCGGTTCGGGATGCCCTGGGACCGGCCGGCCGCGCGGATGCGCGAGTACGTGCACGCGGTGCGGGCGATCTGGCAGAGCTGGCAGACCGGCGAGCGGCTCAGGTTCCGCGGCGACTTCTACACCCACACCGTGATGACCCCGGCGTTCGCGCCCGACCCGGTCGCCGCCGGGCTGCCCCGGATCCTGCTGGCCGGCGTCGGGCCGCTGATGACCGCGACCGCCGGCGCCGTCGCCGACGGCTTCATCAGCCACCCCTTCACCTCACTCGCCTACCTGACCGAGCGGGTGCTGCCCGGCGTCCGGGCCGCCCGCGCCCAGGCCGAGGCCGAGGGCGCCGCCTGGACCGAGCGTCCCTTCGAGATCGTCGGCAATGTGCTGACCGTGACCGGCCGCACCGCGGAGGAGTTCGCCGCCAACCTCGCCGGCCTGCGCGAACGTCTCGCCTTCTACGCCTCCACCCCCGCCTACCGCCCGGTCCTGGCCCAACACGGGTGGCAGGACCTGCACGAGGAGCTGCACCGTCTCTCGCTGCGCGGCCGCTGGCAGCAGATGGGCGAGCTGATCGACGACCAGGTGCTCGGCACCTTCGCCGTCACCGGCACCGTGCCCGAGGTCGCTCGCGAGATCCACCGCCGCTACGCGGGAGTGGTCACCCGACTCTCCGTCAGCTCAGCCGAGAACGCGGACCCGGAACTGGACCTGGCGGTGCTGGCCGCCCTGCGCGCGATGGACAGCCCGCACTGA
- a CDS encoding phytoene desaturase family protein — MRAYDTVIVGGGHNGLVAAAYLAGAGQRVLVLERLGHTGGAAVSGRPFPGMPARVSQYSYLVSLLPRKIIDDLGLRFAVRRRRISSYTPTVRDGRPTGLLVDAGDPARTAASFRELTGSDREFDSWTEFYGMTGRVAERVFPSLTEPLPSRAELRRRVADPAAWAELFERPLGESVERRFADDLVRGVVLTDALIGTFTHAHDPSLRQNRCFLYHVIGGGTGDWAVPVGGMGALTDALADAARAAGAELRTGCEVTAVAGDGVTAELTFRDGDSEHRVAARTVLCNAAPQVLARLLGDPPDTPAGPEGSDGPEGSQLKVNMLLRRLPRLRDRMVDPREAFAGTFHIAESYGELAAAHRAAEAGRLPAPAPSEIYCHSLTDPSILGPELAAAGYQTLTLFGLHLPARLFEKDETVREAALRAVLAALDAVLDEPLADCLAVDERGEPCMEVKSPLDLERELALPGGNIFHRELAFPYAEEAPTGDTAAARWGVATAHPNILLCGAGAPRGGGVSGIPGHNAAMAVLEQQGSRQS; from the coding sequence ATGCGGGCATACGACACGGTCATCGTCGGCGGCGGTCACAACGGGCTGGTCGCGGCCGCCTACCTGGCCGGGGCCGGGCAGCGGGTGCTGGTCCTGGAGCGGCTCGGCCACACCGGCGGCGCGGCCGTCTCGGGCCGGCCGTTCCCGGGGATGCCGGCGCGGGTGTCCCAGTACTCGTACCTGGTGAGCCTGCTGCCACGGAAGATCATCGACGACCTGGGCCTGCGCTTCGCGGTCCGCCGGCGGCGGATCTCCTCCTACACCCCGACGGTGCGCGACGGTCGGCCGACCGGCCTGCTGGTGGACGCCGGCGACCCGGCCCGAACCGCCGCCTCCTTCCGTGAACTGACCGGATCGGACCGGGAGTTCGACAGCTGGACGGAGTTCTACGGGATGACCGGGCGGGTCGCCGAGCGGGTCTTCCCCTCGCTCACCGAACCGCTGCCCAGCCGCGCCGAGCTGCGCCGGCGGGTGGCCGACCCGGCGGCCTGGGCGGAGCTCTTCGAGCGACCGCTCGGCGAGAGCGTGGAGCGCCGGTTCGCCGACGACCTGGTCCGTGGCGTGGTCCTCACCGACGCGCTGATCGGCACCTTCACGCACGCCCATGACCCGTCGCTGCGCCAGAACCGCTGCTTCCTGTACCACGTGATCGGCGGCGGCACCGGGGACTGGGCCGTGCCGGTCGGCGGCATGGGCGCGCTGACCGACGCCCTGGCCGACGCGGCGCGGGCGGCCGGTGCCGAGCTGCGCACCGGCTGCGAGGTGACGGCGGTGGCCGGTGACGGCGTGACGGCGGAGCTGACCTTCCGCGACGGCGACAGCGAGCACCGGGTGGCGGCCCGCACGGTGCTCTGCAACGCGGCGCCGCAGGTACTGGCCCGGCTGCTCGGGGACCCACCGGACACCCCGGCCGGCCCCGAAGGCTCGGACGGCCCGGAAGGCTCGCAGCTCAAGGTGAACATGCTGCTGCGCCGCCTGCCCCGGCTGCGGGACCGGATGGTGGACCCGCGCGAGGCCTTCGCCGGCACCTTCCACATCGCCGAGTCCTACGGCGAGTTGGCGGCCGCCCATCGCGCGGCCGAGGCCGGGCGGTTGCCCGCTCCCGCGCCCTCGGAGATCTACTGCCACTCACTGACCGACCCGTCGATCCTGGGCCCGGAGCTCGCGGCGGCCGGCTACCAGACACTCACGCTCTTCGGCCTGCACCTGCCGGCCCGGCTGTTCGAAAAGGACGAGACCGTCCGGGAGGCCGCGCTGCGGGCCGTGCTGGCGGCGCTGGACGCGGTTCTGGACGAGCCGCTCGCGGACTGCCTGGCCGTGGACGAGCGGGGCGAGCCGTGCATGGAGGTGAAGAGTCCGTTGGACCTGGAACGCGAACTCGCCCTTCCCGGCGGGAACATCTTCCATCGGGAGCTGGCCTTCCCGTACGCCGAGGAGGCCCCGACCGGGGACACCGCGGCCGCCCGCTGGGGTGTGGCGACCGCGCACCCCAACATCCTGCTCTGCGGAGCGGGCGCCCCCCGTGGCGGCGGCGTCAGCGGCATCCCGGGGCACAACGCGGCGATGGCGGTACTCGAACAGCAAGGGTCACGCCAGTCCTGA
- a CDS encoding DUF5709 domain-containing protein — protein MPDDALMGDEVYQPDGSEVQDDIGPLESADTLVERGLESALDEGYAPPEYPLGVTHWGTTAAEQRGHESLDRRLAAELPEVAASGGDGVGDTYGTDGEPIDPEAGEARTGRLVAAADARSDVLARDVGICGGAATAEEAAMHTVDDPEAAELEDSL, from the coding sequence ATGCCGGACGACGCGTTGATGGGCGACGAGGTCTACCAGCCCGACGGCTCCGAGGTGCAGGACGACATCGGACCGCTCGAATCGGCCGACACCCTGGTGGAGCGCGGCCTGGAGTCGGCACTGGACGAGGGCTACGCCCCGCCGGAGTATCCGCTCGGGGTGACGCACTGGGGGACCACCGCGGCCGAGCAGCGCGGGCACGAGAGCCTGGACCGTCGGCTGGCGGCCGAGCTGCCGGAGGTCGCCGCGTCGGGCGGCGACGGGGTCGGCGACACCTACGGCACCGACGGGGAGCCGATCGACCCGGAGGCCGGCGAGGCCAGGACGGGCCGCCTGGTCGCCGCCGCTGATGCGCGCAGCGACGTGCTCGCCCGGGACGTCGGGATCTGCGGCGGCGCCGCCACGGCGGAGGAGGCGGCGATGCACACCGTCGACGATCCGGAGGCGGCCGAGCTGGAGGATTCGCTGTAG
- a CDS encoding GlxA family transcriptional regulator, which yields MPESHSVVIIAFPGVELLDVTGPAEVFSVASRLLGTDRPGYRVEVAAAELGALRTSSGLQLVADRRLAELDGQLDTVLVSGGIELTGEGEGAAVEPLIDATVVAWLRSAAARSQRIGSVCAGAHLLAEAGLLDGLPATTHWLTAGRLAAEYPRVAVDPDPIFIRTGRVWTCAGVTSGMDMALAMVAEDHGQALALATARMMVMYLKRPGGQSQFSVPLSLQRPAGDQIDELRRWIGEHLAEDLSVEALAEQLHLSVRHFSRLFRRRTGSTPAAYIEAVRVEAARRLLEDTEQSLPEVAAASGLGSVETLHRAFRRRLVTTPAEYRRRFRHPDQRGESHVPVAVP from the coding sequence GTGCCCGAATCACACAGCGTCGTCATCATCGCCTTCCCCGGTGTGGAACTCCTGGACGTCACCGGTCCGGCCGAGGTCTTCTCGGTCGCCTCCCGGCTGCTCGGGACCGACCGGCCCGGCTACCGGGTGGAGGTCGCGGCGGCCGAGCTCGGTGCGCTGCGCACCTCCAGTGGGCTCCAACTGGTCGCCGACCGGCGGTTGGCGGAGCTGGACGGGCAGCTGGACACCGTACTGGTCTCGGGCGGGATCGAGTTGACCGGTGAGGGCGAGGGCGCGGCCGTCGAGCCGCTGATCGACGCGACCGTCGTGGCGTGGCTGCGCTCGGCGGCGGCCCGGTCCCAGCGGATCGGGTCGGTCTGCGCCGGCGCGCACCTGCTGGCCGAGGCCGGCCTGCTGGACGGCCTGCCCGCCACCACGCACTGGCTCACCGCCGGGCGACTCGCCGCCGAGTACCCGCGGGTCGCCGTCGACCCGGACCCGATCTTCATCAGGACCGGGCGGGTGTGGACCTGTGCGGGAGTCACCTCGGGGATGGACATGGCCCTGGCCATGGTCGCCGAGGACCACGGCCAGGCGCTGGCCCTGGCCACCGCCCGGATGATGGTGATGTACCTGAAACGCCCCGGCGGGCAGAGCCAGTTCAGTGTGCCGCTGTCCCTGCAGCGGCCTGCGGGCGACCAGATCGACGAGCTGCGGCGGTGGATCGGCGAGCACCTGGCCGAGGACCTGTCGGTCGAGGCACTCGCCGAGCAACTGCACCTGAGTGTGCGGCACTTCTCCCGGCTGTTCCGCCGGCGCACCGGCAGCACGCCCGCCGCCTACATCGAGGCGGTCCGGGTGGAGGCCGCGCGCCGACTGCTGGAGGACACCGAGCAGAGCCTGCCCGAGGTCGCGGCCGCCAGCGGCCTCGGTTCGGTGGAGACGCTGCACCGGGCCTTTCGTCGACGGCTCGTCACCACCCCCGCCGAGTACCGCCGCCGCTTCCGTCACCCCGACCAACGAGGAGAGAGCCATGTCCCTGTCGCCGTTCCCTGA
- a CDS encoding HD domain-containing protein, which translates to MSLSPFPDSPLARAADQLLRTACPPTLVGHSHRTYRFGAALLDGQRRAFDAEALFIGAALHDLALVEPYDDPDTPFELHGSRLAEQELLAGGARPELVELVRDAIALHLDIATADDPRPEVAAVHLGAAVDVVGLRLDQLPPALVAEVLELHPRQGFSAYVSEVLTGQAKAKPGSKIAALIQRADFLRLVAAAPFHD; encoded by the coding sequence ATGTCCCTGTCGCCGTTCCCTGACTCACCGCTGGCCCGCGCCGCCGACCAACTGCTGCGCACCGCCTGCCCGCCGACCCTGGTGGGCCACAGCCACCGCACCTACCGCTTCGGCGCCGCGCTGCTCGACGGACAGCGCCGCGCCTTCGACGCGGAGGCCCTGTTCATCGGCGCCGCCCTGCACGACCTGGCCCTGGTCGAGCCGTACGACGACCCCGACACCCCGTTCGAACTGCACGGATCCCGGCTGGCCGAACAGGAGTTGCTGGCCGGCGGGGCCCGGCCCGAGCTGGTCGAACTGGTCCGGGACGCGATCGCCCTGCACCTGGACATCGCCACCGCCGACGACCCCCGGCCCGAGGTGGCGGCCGTCCACCTGGGCGCCGCTGTGGACGTGGTCGGCCTGCGCCTTGACCAGCTGCCGCCCGCCCTGGTCGCCGAGGTGCTCGAGCTCCATCCCCGACAGGGGTTCTCGGCCTATGTCAGCGAGGTCCTGACCGGGCAGGCGAAGGCCAAGCCGGGCTCCAAGATCGCGGCCCTGATCCAGCGGGCGGACTTCCTCCGCCTGGTCGCCGCCGCCCCCTTCCACGACTGA
- a CDS encoding MBL fold metallo-hydrolase, which produces MSDTKIVPIPVLGRHAVNAYLLLGRRPVIVDAGTPGSGRRIYDQVARHGVDPEDIALIVLTHGHIDHFGSASELHRLTGAPIAGHTADLTVYRSGRAREPYRPTGPMGRLMNRSRSLHVPVQRVDPEVVVTGELSLLDYGVEARIIPTPGHTAGSVSVLTDTGDLVAGDLVANSFMGLITGRPANPPFHDDPLGNLASLRAMLALKPTKLHVGHGTPLDPDRVQRWAVKEERRLRGRAVAAPASV; this is translated from the coding sequence GTGTCCGACACCAAGATCGTCCCCATTCCCGTCCTGGGCAGGCATGCCGTCAACGCCTACCTGCTGCTCGGCCGCCGGCCCGTGATCGTGGACGCGGGCACGCCCGGCAGCGGTCGCCGGATCTACGACCAGGTGGCCCGCCACGGCGTCGACCCCGAGGACATCGCGCTGATCGTGCTCACCCACGGTCACATCGACCACTTCGGCTCCGCGTCCGAGCTGCACCGCCTCACCGGCGCCCCGATCGCCGGCCACACCGCGGACCTCACCGTCTACCGCAGCGGCCGGGCCCGCGAACCGTACCGGCCCACCGGTCCGATGGGGCGGCTGATGAATCGCAGCAGGAGCCTGCACGTCCCGGTCCAGCGGGTCGACCCCGAGGTGGTCGTGACCGGCGAGCTGAGCCTGCTGGACTACGGAGTCGAGGCCCGGATCATCCCCACCCCCGGCCACACCGCCGGCTCCGTCTCCGTCCTCACCGACACCGGAGACCTGGTCGCCGGCGACTTGGTGGCCAACTCCTTCATGGGCCTGATCACCGGCCGGCCCGCCAACCCGCCCTTCCACGACGACCCGCTCGGCAACCTGGCCAGCCTGCGCGCCATGCTCGCCCTGAAGCCGACCAAGCTGCACGTGGGCCACGGCACCCCGCTCGACCCCGACCGGGTCCAGCGCTGGGCGGTCAAGGAGGAACGCCGCCTGCGCGGCCGAGCCGTCGCGGCTCCGGCTTCCGTCTAG
- a CDS encoding YciI family protein codes for MKYMLLMQFSAATVDFPTIDTWTPEEIQAHIAFMRDTNTKLAAAGELVDAQGLAMPETAKIVRSHSGGTPVVTEGPFPETKEWVAGWWIVDCEPSERAVEIAAAVSAAPGPGGAPLNMPIEVRQVMSAPTEEL; via the coding sequence ATGAAGTACATGCTGCTGATGCAGTTCAGCGCGGCGACGGTGGACTTCCCGACGATCGACACCTGGACGCCGGAGGAGATCCAGGCGCACATCGCCTTCATGCGTGACACCAACACCAAGCTGGCCGCCGCCGGGGAGCTGGTCGACGCGCAGGGTCTGGCGATGCCGGAGACGGCGAAGATCGTCCGCTCTCACAGCGGCGGCACGCCCGTGGTCACCGAGGGGCCGTTCCCGGAGACCAAGGAGTGGGTGGCCGGCTGGTGGATCGTCGACTGCGAGCCGTCCGAGCGGGCGGTCGAGATCGCCGCCGCCGTGTCGGCGGCGCCCGGTCCCGGCGGGGCGCCGCTGAACATGCCGATCGAGGTGCGCCAGGTGATGTCGGCGCCGACCGAGGAGCTGTGA
- a CDS encoding RNA polymerase sigma factor, which produces MLVEDLLRELAPQVVGVLTRRFGDFTAAEDAVQEALLAATVQWPQEGVPGNPRGWLIQVAQRRMTEEVRSEQARRRREDQVARQQPADRRVAPAADTVDAAGQDDTLTLLFLCCHPALSPASALALTLRSVGGLTTAEIARAFLVPEATMGQRISRAKQRIKASGVPFRMPGPDGWAQRLDAVLHVLYLIFNEGYASSVGDDLQRVELTREAIRLTRAVHAALPEDSEVTGLLALMLLTHARSPARTGPGGELIPLAEQDRGRWDGAAIAEGIALITAALPVGPVGPYQVQAAIAAVHDEAATAEQTDWPQILALYGVLERISENPVVSLNRVVATAMVHGPQAGLAALDALPSDPRLTGHHRVTVVRAHLLEMAGDRAGAAELFRAASRATASLPERHHLAIRAARLADPGP; this is translated from the coding sequence GTGCTTGTCGAAGACCTGCTGCGCGAGCTGGCGCCGCAGGTCGTCGGCGTGCTCACCCGGCGGTTCGGCGACTTCACCGCCGCCGAGGACGCCGTCCAGGAGGCGTTGCTGGCGGCCACCGTCCAGTGGCCGCAGGAGGGCGTGCCCGGCAATCCGCGCGGCTGGCTGATCCAGGTCGCCCAGCGCCGGATGACCGAGGAGGTGCGCAGCGAGCAGGCCCGGCGCCGCCGTGAGGACCAGGTGGCCCGGCAGCAGCCGGCGGACCGGCGGGTGGCGCCCGCGGCGGACACCGTGGACGCGGCGGGGCAGGACGACACGCTGACCCTGCTCTTCCTCTGCTGCCACCCGGCGCTCTCGCCGGCTTCGGCCCTCGCCCTCACCCTGCGGTCCGTCGGCGGGCTGACCACGGCCGAGATCGCCCGCGCGTTCCTGGTACCCGAGGCGACCATGGGACAGCGGATCAGCCGGGCCAAGCAGCGCATCAAGGCGTCCGGCGTGCCGTTCCGGATGCCCGGGCCGGACGGCTGGGCGCAGCGGCTCGACGCGGTACTGCACGTCCTCTACCTGATCTTCAACGAGGGCTACGCCAGCAGCGTGGGCGATGACCTGCAACGGGTCGAGCTGACCCGGGAGGCGATCCGGCTGACCCGCGCCGTCCACGCGGCGCTGCCCGAGGACAGCGAGGTCACCGGCCTGCTGGCGCTGATGCTGCTCACCCACGCCCGCAGCCCGGCCCGGACCGGGCCCGGCGGCGAACTGATCCCGCTGGCCGAGCAGGACCGCGGGCGGTGGGACGGCGCGGCCATCGCCGAGGGGATCGCGTTGATCACCGCCGCGCTGCCGGTCGGCCCGGTCGGCCCGTACCAGGTCCAGGCGGCGATCGCCGCCGTCCACGACGAGGCCGCCACCGCCGAGCAGACCGACTGGCCGCAGATCCTCGCCCTCTACGGCGTGCTGGAACGCATCTCGGAGAACCCGGTGGTCTCGCTCAACCGGGTCGTCGCCACCGCCATGGTGCACGGCCCGCAGGCGGGCCTGGCCGCCCTGGACGCCCTCCCGTCGGATCCCCGCCTGACGGGTCATCACCGGGTCACGGTGGTGCGGGCCCATCTGCTGGAGATGGCGGGCGACCGTGCGGGGGCGGCGGAACTGTTCCGCGCGGCCTCCCGGGCCACCGCAAGCCTGCCCGAACGCCACCACCTCGCCATCCGGGCCGCCCGGCTGGCCGACCCCGGGCCCTGA
- a CDS encoding VOC family protein: MSLQMRLSAITLDCADPLALAAFYQQATGLEPHPKSNADFAGLNRADGLFIGFQRVDDYRAPQWPDQTLPQQIHLDFEVEDLDEAETRLLELGAGKPEQQPNEARWRVLTDPAGHPFCLVRG, translated from the coding sequence ATGTCCCTACAAATGAGGTTGAGCGCGATAACACTCGACTGCGCCGACCCCCTGGCCCTGGCGGCGTTCTACCAGCAGGCCACCGGCCTCGAACCGCACCCGAAGTCGAACGCCGACTTCGCCGGTCTCAACCGCGCGGACGGACTCTTCATCGGCTTCCAACGGGTGGACGACTACCGGGCTCCACAGTGGCCCGACCAGACACTTCCCCAGCAGATCCACCTCGACTTCGAGGTCGAGGACCTGGACGAGGCCGAGACCCGGCTGCTGGAGCTGGGCGCGGGCAAGCCGGAGCAGCAGCCGAATGAGGCCCGGTGGCGGGTCCTCACCGATCCGGCCGGGCATCCCTTCTGCCTGGTCAGAGGCTGA